In a single window of the Rattus norvegicus strain BN/NHsdMcwi chromosome 6, GRCr8, whole genome shotgun sequence genome:
- the Acot2 gene encoding acyl-coenzyme A thioesterase 2, mitochondrial isoform X1 → MVASSFAVLRASRLCQWGWKSWTQLSGPPPLSTGGRTTFARTNATLSLEPGSRSCWDEPLSITVRGLAPEQPVTLRAALRDEKGALFRAHARYRADAGGELDLARAPALGGSFTGLEPMGLIWAMEPERPLWRLVKRDVQKPYVVELEVLDGHEPDGGQRLAQAVHERHFMAPGVRRVPVRDGRVRATLFLPPEPGPFPGIIDLFGVGGGLLEYRASLLAGKGFAVMALAYYNYDDLPKTMETMRIEYFEEAVNYLRGHPEVKGPGIGLLGISKGGELGLAMASFLKGITAAVVINGSVAAVGNTVCYKDETIPPVSLLRDKVKMTKDGLLDVVEALQSPLVDKKSFIPVERSDTTFLFLVGQDDHNWKSEFYAREASKRLQAHGKEKPQIICYPEAGHYIEPPYFPLCSAGMHLLVGANITFGGEPKPHSVAQLDAWQQLQTFFHKQLSEMAFG, encoded by the exons ATGGTGGCCTCGTCTTTCGCTGTCCTGAGAGCAAGCAGGTTGTGCCAATGGGGTTGGAAGAGCTGGACGCAGCTGTCAGGTCCTCCGCCGCTCAGCACCGGTGGCCGGACCACTTTTGCGCGGACAAATGCTACGCTGAGCCTGGAGCCCGGGAGCCGCAGCTGCTGGGACGAGCCGTTGAGCATCACCGTGCGCGGCCTGGCCCCCGAGCAGCCCGTCACGCTGCGCGCGGCCCTGCGTGACGAGAAGGGCGCGCTCTTCCGAGCCCACGCGCGCTACCGCGCCGACGCCGGTGGTGAGCTGGACCTGGCGCGCGCTCCCGCGCTGGGCGGCAGCTTCACGGGGCTCGAGCCCATGGGGCTGATCTGGGCCATGGAGCCCGAACGGCCTCTCTGGCGCCTGGTCAAGCGCGACGTGCAGAAGCCTTATGTGGTGGAGCTGGAGGTGCTGGACGGACACGAGCCCGACGGCGGTCAGCGGCTGGCACAGGCAGTGCACGAGCGTCACTTCATGGCTCCAGGGGTGCGGCGCGTGCCCGTGCGCGACGGCCGGGTGCGCGCCACGCTCTTCCTGCCCCCAG AACCTGGGCCCTTTCCTGGAATCATAGACCTTTTTGGAGTTGGAGGCGGCCTTCTGGAGTACCGGGCGAGTCTGCTGGCTGGGAAGGGTTTTGCCGTCATGGCTCTGGCTTATTACAACTACGACGACCTCCCCAAGACCATGGAAACCATGCGCATTGAGTACTTTGAAGAAGCCGTGAACTACCTGCGTGGCCACCCTGAG GTAAAAGGACCAGGAATTGGGCTGCTTGGGATTTCCAAAGGGGGTGAACTTGGCCTTGCTATGGCCTCCTTCCTGAAGGGCATCACGGCTGCTGTTGTCATCAATGGCTCCGTGGCTGCTGTTGGGAACACCGTATGCTACAAGGATGAGACTATACCCCCTGTGTCCCTTCTGAGAGACAAAGTCAAAATGACCAAAGATGGTCTCTTGGATGTCGTGGAAGCTCTGCAAAGCCCTTTGGTAGACAAGAAGAGCTTCATCCCTGTGGAAAGGTCTGACACGACCTTCCTGTTCCTCGTTGGTCAGGATGACCACAACTGGAAGAGCGAGTTCTATGCCAGAGAGGCCTCCAAACGCTTGCAGGCCCACGGGAAAGAGAAGCCCCAGATCATCTGCTACCCAGAAGCAGGGCACTATATCGAGCCTCCTTACTTCCCACTGTGCAGCGCTGGCATGCACCTCCTGGTGGGTGCTAACATCACCTTTGGAGGGGAGCCTAAGCCTCACTCTGTGGCCCAGTTGGATGCATGGCAGCAACTCCAGACTTTCTTCCACAAACAGTTGAGTG AAATGGCTTTCGGGTGA
- the Acot2 gene encoding acyl-coenzyme A thioesterase 2, mitochondrial — protein MVASSFAVLRASRLCQWGWKSWTQLSGPPPLSTGGRTTFARTNATLSLEPGSRSCWDEPLSITVRGLAPEQPVTLRAALRDEKGALFRAHARYRADAGGELDLARAPALGGSFTGLEPMGLIWAMEPERPLWRLVKRDVQKPYVVELEVLDGHEPDGGQRLAQAVHERHFMAPGVRRVPVRDGRVRATLFLPPEPGPFPGIIDLFGVGGGLLEYRASLLAGKGFAVMALAYYNYDDLPKTMETMRIEYFEEAVNYLRGHPEVKGPGIGLLGISKGGELGLAMASFLKGITAAVVINGSVAAVGNTVCYKDETIPPVSLLRDKVKMTKDGLLDVVEALQSPLVDKKSFIPVERSDTTFLFLVGQDDHNWKSEFYAREASKRLQAHGKEKPQIICYPEAGHYIEPPYFPLCSAGMHLLVGANITFGGEPKPHSVAQLDAWQQLQTFFHKQLSGKS, from the exons ATGGTGGCCTCGTCTTTCGCTGTCCTGAGAGCAAGCAGGTTGTGCCAATGGGGTTGGAAGAGCTGGACGCAGCTGTCAGGTCCTCCGCCGCTCAGCACCGGTGGCCGGACCACTTTTGCGCGGACAAATGCTACGCTGAGCCTGGAGCCCGGGAGCCGCAGCTGCTGGGACGAGCCGTTGAGCATCACCGTGCGCGGCCTGGCCCCCGAGCAGCCCGTCACGCTGCGCGCGGCCCTGCGTGACGAGAAGGGCGCGCTCTTCCGAGCCCACGCGCGCTACCGCGCCGACGCCGGTGGTGAGCTGGACCTGGCGCGCGCTCCCGCGCTGGGCGGCAGCTTCACGGGGCTCGAGCCCATGGGGCTGATCTGGGCCATGGAGCCCGAACGGCCTCTCTGGCGCCTGGTCAAGCGCGACGTGCAGAAGCCTTATGTGGTGGAGCTGGAGGTGCTGGACGGACACGAGCCCGACGGCGGTCAGCGGCTGGCACAGGCAGTGCACGAGCGTCACTTCATGGCTCCAGGGGTGCGGCGCGTGCCCGTGCGCGACGGCCGGGTGCGCGCCACGCTCTTCCTGCCCCCAG AACCTGGGCCCTTTCCTGGAATCATAGACCTTTTTGGAGTTGGAGGCGGCCTTCTGGAGTACCGGGCGAGTCTGCTGGCTGGGAAGGGTTTTGCCGTCATGGCTCTGGCTTATTACAACTACGACGACCTCCCCAAGACCATGGAAACCATGCGCATTGAGTACTTTGAAGAAGCCGTGAACTACCTGCGTGGCCACCCTGAG GTAAAAGGACCAGGAATTGGGCTGCTTGGGATTTCCAAAGGGGGTGAACTTGGCCTTGCTATGGCCTCCTTCCTGAAGGGCATCACGGCTGCTGTTGTCATCAATGGCTCCGTGGCTGCTGTTGGGAACACCGTATGCTACAAGGATGAGACTATACCCCCTGTGTCCCTTCTGAGAGACAAAGTCAAAATGACCAAAGATGGTCTCTTGGATGTCGTGGAAGCTCTGCAAAGCCCTTTGGTAGACAAGAAGAGCTTCATCCCTGTGGAAAGGTCTGACACGACCTTCCTGTTCCTCGTTGGTCAGGATGACCACAACTGGAAGAGCGAGTTCTATGCCAGAGAGGCCTCCAAACGCTTGCAGGCCCACGGGAAAGAGAAGCCCCAGATCATCTGCTACCCAGAAGCAGGGCACTATATCGAGCCTCCTTACTTCCCACTGTGCAGCGCTGGCATGCACCTCCTGGTGGGTGCTAACATCACCTTTGGAGGGGAGCCTAAGCCTCACTCTGTGGCCCAGTTGGATGCATGGCAGCAACTCCAGACTTTCTTCCACAAACAGTTGAGTGGTAAGAGTTAG
- the Acot2 gene encoding acyl-coenzyme A thioesterase 2, mitochondrial isoform X2 yields the protein MVASSFAVLRASRLCQWGWKSWTQLSGPPPLSTGGRTTFARTNATLSLEPGSRSCWDEPLSITVRGLAPEQPVTLRAALRDEKGALFRAHARYRADAGGELDLARAPALGGSFTGLEPMGLIWAMEPERPLWRLVKRDVQKPYVVELEVLDGHEPDGGQRLAQAVHERHFMAPGVRRVPVRDGRVRATLFLPPEPGPFPGIIDLFGVGGGLLEYRASLLAGKGFAVMALAYYNYDDLPKTMETMRIEYFEEAVNYLRGHPEVL from the exons ATGGTGGCCTCGTCTTTCGCTGTCCTGAGAGCAAGCAGGTTGTGCCAATGGGGTTGGAAGAGCTGGACGCAGCTGTCAGGTCCTCCGCCGCTCAGCACCGGTGGCCGGACCACTTTTGCGCGGACAAATGCTACGCTGAGCCTGGAGCCCGGGAGCCGCAGCTGCTGGGACGAGCCGTTGAGCATCACCGTGCGCGGCCTGGCCCCCGAGCAGCCCGTCACGCTGCGCGCGGCCCTGCGTGACGAGAAGGGCGCGCTCTTCCGAGCCCACGCGCGCTACCGCGCCGACGCCGGTGGTGAGCTGGACCTGGCGCGCGCTCCCGCGCTGGGCGGCAGCTTCACGGGGCTCGAGCCCATGGGGCTGATCTGGGCCATGGAGCCCGAACGGCCTCTCTGGCGCCTGGTCAAGCGCGACGTGCAGAAGCCTTATGTGGTGGAGCTGGAGGTGCTGGACGGACACGAGCCCGACGGCGGTCAGCGGCTGGCACAGGCAGTGCACGAGCGTCACTTCATGGCTCCAGGGGTGCGGCGCGTGCCCGTGCGCGACGGCCGGGTGCGCGCCACGCTCTTCCTGCCCCCAG AACCTGGGCCCTTTCCTGGAATCATAGACCTTTTTGGAGTTGGAGGCGGCCTTCTGGAGTACCGGGCGAGTCTGCTGGCTGGGAAGGGTTTTGCCGTCATGGCTCTGGCTTATTACAACTACGACGACCTCCCCAAGACCATGGAAACCATGCGCATTGAGTACTTTGAAGAAGCCGTGAACTACCTGCGTGGCCACCCTGAG GTTTTGTAG